A region of Larimichthys crocea isolate SSNF chromosome X, L_crocea_2.0, whole genome shotgun sequence DNA encodes the following proteins:
- the LOC109141868 gene encoding perforin-1, which produces MARLWHFMLLCWAWSPLCQPSSLRFIGTPQECEKAHFVPGYNLGGEGLDIVTMERKGAYVIDTETWNLGNNTCRLYKNSYMKGDKQKIPVSVVDWRPLPKCNLKVSSTVYDSVETLVNDSTSSVSNDWKIGLEIPVDPSVTVGVGLGGSHSKDATFGMQKSKQDRYTFFRHSVFCSFYRYRLATNPPLSHEFESAVNSLPSYSSKTALSYRNLIDTYGTHYITQVSLGGEIKAITSVRTCEATMSGLSATEVSDCLSVEASASFAKTASINAMYEHCQAKKKKLNSHQSFSSTFNERITEVTGGNINGADILFEAQSNPSIYYSWLESLKNTPDVVRYNLKPIHMILPSGHPARAGLKQEVEKYIMKNAVLKKCSETCKIGHRSSKRDPCACVCDGSQNIKSNCCPAGKGLATLKVFKLYAQGLYGDKWTQTDGSVEVRYGDQIKRTVIISNNDNPRWREVFEFGPITINMKNKLTFRVYDEDTYWNSDLLGKCSFDLRSGKVTDSCMLNHGTFFFSYIVECAPSLSGDQCQEYIPSPMSPSLAKIFYTRNGVLVGEVEKQYDKSISQSGEGELLK; this is translated from the exons ATGGCAAGGCTGTGGCATTTCATGCTCCTGTGCTGGGCATGGAGTCCTCTGTGTCAGCCATCCAGTTTGCGCTTCATTGGTACCCCACAGGAGTGTGAAAAGGCTCACTTTGTCCCTGGTTACAATCTGGGTGGAGAAGGCCTTGACATCGTCACAATGGAGCGGAAAGGTGCCTATGTCATCGACACTGAAACATGGAATCTTGGTAATAACACTTGCCGGCTCTACAAAAACAGCTACATGAAGGGTGACAAGCAGAAGATCCCAGTTTCTGTGGTGGACTGGAGACCCCTCCCAAAGTGCAATTTAAAGGTCTCCAGTACAGTCTATGATTCTGTCGAAACGCTTGTTAATGACTCCACATCATCGGTGTCCAATGATTGGAAAATTGGCCTTGAAATCCCTGTAGACCCTTCTGTCACTGTTGGCGTTGGCTTAGGAGGTTCCCACTCCAAAGACGCTACTTTTGGCATGCAAAAGTCAAAACAAGACCGCTACACCTTCTTTCGCCATTCTGTCTTCTGTAGCTTCTACCG CTACAGACTGGCAACAAACCCTCCACTGAGTCATGAGTTTGAATCAGCAGTGAACTCTCTTCCTTCGTATTCAAGTAAAACAGCGCTCTCATATCGCAATCTGATCGACACATATGGTACACATTACATCACACAAGTGTCTCTgggaggagaaataaaagcaatCACTTCTGTCAGGACCTGTGAGGCAACCATGAGTGGACTGTCTGCAACAGAAGTCAGTGACTGTTTGTCTGTCGAGGCCTCTGCTAGCTTTGCAAAAACAGCCAGCATTAATGCCATGTACGAACACTGTcaggcaaagaagaagaagttaaacTCTCACCAAAGTTTCAGCAGCACATTTAATGAGCGTATTACAGAGGTCACTGGTGGAAACATCAACGGCGCTGATATTCTTTTTGAAGCACAATCAAACCCCTCCATCTATTACAGCTGGCTCGAGTCACTGAAGAACACACCTGATGTGGTCCGATACAACTTAAAGCCCATCCACATGATTCTGCCAAGTGGTCATCCTGCCAGGGCCGGACTGAAGCAAGAGGTGGAGAAGTACATCATGAAAAATGCGGTGTTGAAAAAATGCTCAGAAACCTGTAAGATTGGACACAGATCCAGCAAAAGGGATccttgtgcttgtgtttgtgacgGTTCTCAGAATATCAAGTCAAACTGTTGTCCTGCTGGGAAAGGTCTTGCAACGTTAAAGGTCTTTAAGCTCTATGCACAGGGTCTGTATGGTGACAAGTGGACTCAGACAGATGGTTCAGTTGAGGTCAGATATGGTGATCAGATAAAGCGCACTGTTATCATAAGTAACAATGACAATCCTAGATGGCGGGAGGTATTTGAATTTGGGCCTATAACCatcaacatgaaaaacaaacttacGTTCAGGGTTTATGATGAGGATACTTACTGGAACAGTGATCTACTTGGCAAGTGTTCATTTGATCTGCGTAGTGGGAAGGTGACAGACAGCTGCATGTTAAATCATGGAACCTTCTTCTTTTCGTACATAGTCGAGTGTGCACCAAGTCTCAGTGGTGACCAATGTCAGGAGTACATACCATCCCCCATGAGTCCCTCTCTGGCCAAGATCTTCTATACCAGAAATGGTGTCCTTGTTGGAGAGGTGGAGAAGCAGTATGataaatcaatcagtcagtcaggtgAAGGTGAGCTGTTGAAATGA